CAGCGCACCCCAGGCAACCGCGCCTGCACTCCTGCTTGCACTGCCGCCGCTTGATGCCGAGCAATTACGTGCCGCCTTCAGTCATCTGCGGCCTGTCCTCGCCGGCCTGCCGGTACTTGTTGCGTATCTCGGGGAAGAGGTACCCGCCGATCTTCCGTTTTCGGCGGTTGCGGTCACACCTGCTGCGGCGATTCCTTCCGCACGCTGGATTCATACGGCCGCGGAGTATCTCAACGCCTACAAGCTGATGAACGAGTATCAGGCGCCGCGCTGCCTTATGCTGGGCTCGGAATCGTGGACCCTGGCTCCGCAAAACCTGCGGACCATGGTCACCGCCGTCATGGAGAACGAAACCGACCTGGTGCTGCCGCGCTACACAACGTCTCCTCACGACGCTCTGGTGAACAACACCATCCTGGCGCCGGTTACGCGGGCACTGTTTTCCATCAAGGTGCACACGCCCCAGCCGATCGACCTCGCGTTCTCCATGCGCATGGCAGAACGTCTGGCATCGACCGCGCAGCGATTTACGGCAGCCAATCAGAACGATGCCCTGCTGTGGCCTGTCGGTGAAGCCGCAACTGCCGGCTTCAATACTCAGGAAGTCGCAATGGACACGCGATCGTTCCCGGTCCCCGAGGTCACTGACCTTACCCAGTTGCTGACCTTGGTGGCGGGCTCGCTCTTCTCCGACGTGGAAACACGAGCCACCTACTGGCAGCGGGCGCGAACACAGGCAACCGTGGTCGGCAGCGAGCCTCTGGTCTTCAGTGCAGAGCCACCCAGGCCTGATGTCACCACCATGATTGAGACCTTCCGCATCGGCTACAAGAATCTCTCGGAGATCTGGTCGCTCGTGCTGCCGCCGAACTCTCTGCTTGGCCTGAAGAAACTCTCGATCCTGGAAGAGCAGAGCTTCTTCATGCCCGATGCGCTCTGGGTGCGTATTGTGTATGACTTCCTGTTGGCCTGGAGGCTGCGCACCATCAACCGCGCACACCTGCTGGGCGCTTTGGCGCCGCTGTACCTGGCATGGGTAGCGGGCTACATTCTGGGCGGACGGAAAGAGGCCCATATCGAAGCATTGGCCGCAGCCTTCGATTCCGATAAGCCCTATCTGGTCTCGCGCTGGCGCTGGCCCGACCGCTTCAACCCATAACCAACGTTTTTGCTGAGATATGAGATAAGAGTTACCGAAAGGAGACCAACGCGATGTGGCAACAGATTCAAGAGGCCCTCTCCGGCTCCGCCCACCGTGTTCTGTCGCGGCTGGCCAGCCTGCTGCCCGGTCTGCTGGCATTGATGCTGGCAATCCTGATCTGCACCCTGATCGGTGCGGCACTGGCATGGGTGGTGCGCCGCGTCCTCATGGCGATCAAGTTTGACGAACGCATCAGCTCCGGCGCGCCCACCAGCGTCTCGGACTTCGCTCCGCGTCGATCCGCAACCCTGCTGATCTCGCGCATCGTGCTGTGGGGATTCGTCGTGCTCGGCTGCATCATCGGTATCTCTACGCTCGATGTCTCGGCCGACTCGAAAGATCAGATGACGACTTTCTTCCTGCCCTACGTGACCCACTCCGTAGGTGCAATCATCATCTTCCTGATTGGCAACCTCTCCGCACGTTTCCTGGCCCGCACCGTGCTCATTGGCGCGGTGAATATGCGGCTGCAGTACGCCCGCTTCCTCTCGCTCGGCATCAAGTGGCTGGTGCTGGTGCTCACCGCCGCCATGATCCTGGATCACCTGCAGATCGGCGGCAACATCATTGAGCTGGCCTTCGGCATTTTGTTCGGCGGCATCGTACTGACGATGGCGCTCGCCATTGGTCTGGGATCGCGCGACATCGTCTCACGCTCGCTCGAGAAGAATGCACCGCAGGACCCGTTCATCCCAACGCCGCCGCCACAGGAGCGGCCACAGGTACGGCATTTCTGAGCACTATTGGTGAGCCACAAACCGGGTGCCCCACATACGCGAAGCTTATGTGGGACATTCGCGCTGCGCGCGAACCGCTTTTAGTCTGTTTCTCTAAATAACGAAACCACAAAGGTCAAACGGATCGAGCTTGCGCTCGATATACCCCACATAAGCTTCGCGTATGTGGGGCACCCGCTCAATGCATCAACGATGCGCTATCGCCAGTCGTCGCGGACGGACTGCTGCTCTTCCATCACCTTGTCGAAGTCGTCTGCCTTCTTGATCATGATGTCACCGAAGGCTTCGCCCTGGCGGAGCAGCACAGCCTGCAGACGCACCAACTCCAGCATGGCGAGGAACATGCAGATGAGCGCGCGCTGTGAGTGGGTATTCAGCAGCAACTTGCGCAGTGAAACCGGACGGTCTTCCATCACCATGCGGCGCTTCACATAGTCGATCATCTGCGCCACGGTCACGGACTCCTCGTCCACGTTCAGCACCGGGCGCTTCTTCATGCGGTCCAGGATCTCCTGGAAGACGCGCACCAGATCGACCGTGTCGGCCGCGATCTCGCGGTCGCCTTCGGTGATCTGCTTGAAGTCACGCAGGCCCGGATTGGTCCAGACAGCCTCTTCGATCTGCTGTTTCTGCAGCAGCATCTGCGCCGCGGCCTTGAACTTCTCGTGCTCCAGCAGGCGTTCGACCAGCTCGCGCCGCGGATCTTCGGCCTCGCCGGCGGCGACCTCAGCGGCCTCGCGCGGCAACAGCATCTTGCTCTTGATGTGAATCAGCAGCGAGGCCATGTAGATGAACTCGCCGGCGGCATCCACATCGGTCTGCTTGATGTGCTCGCAGTAGGCCAGGAACTGCTGGGTGATCTTCGCGATCGGGATGTCGTAGATATCGATGGACTGCTTGCGGATCAGGTCCAGAAGCAGGTCCAGGGGGCCCTCATAGACCTGTCCGACAAGGATGGAGAACGGTGACTGCGACGCCTCTTCCTTGGCGGGATCAGGGCGCTTGGGATCTACCTTCGCAGGAGCGGCCGCTGGCTCCGCCACGGTCTGGACTGGCCCCTGATCTGGACCCAGATCAGGGCTCTGACCTGGGGTCTCGGCCGCGGGAGCCTGCGTTGCCTCGGTGATGGTCTCTTCCGGCATTCGTTTTATTTTAGGGCGTTGCCCATGGCGGAAAAAGTGGGGGAAATTTCCCCACTTTTCCGACTAGCGGCGACGACGGCCGCCGCCAGAACGGTTACCAGAACGGTTACCCGGACGCTTACGACGGCCGCCACTCCCACCATTCCCGTTCGAGGCAGGTGCTGCGGCGCCATCGCTCTTCCAGCTCCGGTTCTCCAGGGCCAGCAGAGCGTCGATGTTGCCCAGGTCAAGGTTTCCCAGGTCGACCGGCTTATTGCGCTCTTCCTTTTCGAGAGCTTTATGATCGGCCTCGATCCACTTGAAGGCAAAGCCCAGCTCCCGTTCCAGTTTTTTGGCCTCTTGACGCTCCTGCGGCATCACGTAGGTGGTCGCGGTGCCTGTGGCGCCTGCTCGTCCGGTACGGCCGATGCGGTGCACAAAGTCGTCAGACGCGTTGGGCAGATCGTAGTTCACCACGTGCGCAATGTGAGAGATATCGATGCCGCGCGCCGCAACATCGGTCGCCACCAGAATGCGGTGATTGCCATCGGAAAAGCTCTTCAGGGCAGCGGTGCGCTGCGACTGCGAGCGGTCGCCATGAATCACCGTGGCGTCATGTCCCTGCTTCTGCAATTTGCGCGAAATCCGCTCGGCCCCATGCTTAGTGCGCGAGAAGACAAGGAAGCTGCCCTCGTGCTCGTTTAGCTCCTGGTCCAGCAGCGCCTGCTTCTGGTCCTGCATGACGACGATAGCCCGCAGGGTGACACGGTCGGTGGGCTTGCTGGTGGTGCCGATCTTGATGCGGACCGGCTGCTTCACATAATCCGCCAGAATGTGCTCAATGTTGGCATCCAGCGTGGCCGAGTAGCACATGGTCTGGCGCTGACGCGGAAGCGCACCCACAATACGCCGAATCGAGGGCAGGAAGCCCATGTCGAGCATGCGGTCGACCTCATCGAGCACCAGCATCTCAACGTGCTTCAGGCTGACTTCGCCACGCTTGAGAAAGTCTTCCAGACGTCCCGGAGTTGCGACCACCAGGCGCGGACCGCGGCGAAGCTGGTCAAGCTGCTGGCCCTCGCTCAGACCACCGACGACCAGGACAGAGTCCTTCTTGGCGGCGGGCTCGATCTTCGCGTAGCTGTCGATCACCTGCATGGCCAGCTCGCGTGTAGGCAGAAGAATCAACGCACGTACCGGCTTTTTCACGCCGGCCGCAGGCACCTGTGTCTCCATGCGGTGAATCAGCGGAACCAGAAAGCTGAGTGTCTTGCCGGTGCCGGTCGCGGCAGTGGCCAGCACGTCCTTGCCTTCCAGAGCTGGGGGAATAGCGCCCGCCTGAACGGGCGTGGGAGTAATAAATTTGGCTGCATCCAGGCGCTGCTTCAACTCCGGCGAGATGGCGAAGTCAGAGAAGTGCACCTTGTGTGTATGTTCCTTGGATTGTGTCGTCAAAAAAGAATGTCCTTTACGGGTATGGTTTCTACAACGCAGCGGCGGCACCAAAAGGCCAACCGGTAGAGCAGCACTGCGTTTTACGTAAGAAACCCATCGTCCGCGGGACGCGTGCTGTGCAACATGGCGAGGAAAGCGGATATGCCTTCCATCCAAGCCAGAGTAAGAACTGCGCTACAGCTCCGGTTGTGCTGGTCTCTGGCCACGCCACCCTGCGGCGGCGCTCCCCATCCACAACCTCTACTTCAAGGGTACCATGCGTAGCGCCCTAACAAATTGTGGGCCATTCTGCCTCCCCGAGCATCAGAAGCATTGAATAGAAAAAAGGACATAAGCGAGGTCCGCATGAAGCAAGTCCTGCGGTTTTTTGCCCTGGCCGCTTTAGGATGCATCAGTACAGCCGCCCTGGCGGGCGAGAAGTACCACATCAACACCCATCCCATTCCAGATAACACCGTGCTCCGCGGTGTGCGCG
This genomic window from Terriglobus albidus contains:
- a CDS encoding DEAD/DEAH box helicase, translated to MTTQSKEHTHKVHFSDFAISPELKQRLDAAKFITPTPVQAGAIPPALEGKDVLATAATGTGKTLSFLVPLIHRMETQVPAAGVKKPVRALILLPTRELAMQVIDSYAKIEPAAKKDSVLVVGGLSEGQQLDQLRRGPRLVVATPGRLEDFLKRGEVSLKHVEMLVLDEVDRMLDMGFLPSIRRIVGALPRQRQTMCYSATLDANIEHILADYVKQPVRIKIGTTSKPTDRVTLRAIVVMQDQKQALLDQELNEHEGSFLVFSRTKHGAERISRKLQKQGHDATVIHGDRSQSQRTAALKSFSDGNHRILVATDVAARGIDISHIAHVVNYDLPNASDDFVHRIGRTGRAGATGTATTYVMPQERQEAKKLERELGFAFKWIEADHKALEKEERNKPVDLGNLDLGNIDALLALENRSWKSDGAAAPASNGNGGSGGRRKRPGNRSGNRSGGGRRRR
- a CDS encoding segregation and condensation protein A is translated as MPEETITEATQAPAAETPGQSPDLGPDQGPVQTVAEPAAAPAKVDPKRPDPAKEEASQSPFSILVGQVYEGPLDLLLDLIRKQSIDIYDIPIAKITQQFLAYCEHIKQTDVDAAGEFIYMASLLIHIKSKMLLPREAAEVAAGEAEDPRRELVERLLEHEKFKAAAQMLLQKQQIEEAVWTNPGLRDFKQITEGDREIAADTVDLVRVFQEILDRMKKRPVLNVDEESVTVAQMIDYVKRRMVMEDRPVSLRKLLLNTHSQRALICMFLAMLELVRLQAVLLRQGEAFGDIMIKKADDFDKVMEEQQSVRDDWR